In Nocardioides nitrophenolicus, the genomic window CATCCGGTCGACGACGACGCCCACGCCGTCGAAGTCGGTGACGACGTCGCCGTCGAGGGTGCGCTCGTCGAAGAAGAGCTGGTAGCGCAGGCCCGAGCAGCCACCGGGCTGCACGGAGATGCGCAGGGAGAGGTCGTCACGCCCCTCCTGCTCGAGCAGGCTCTTCACCTTCGTGGCCGCCACCGGGCTCAGGTTGATCTGGTCCTCACGGCGCTCGAAGTCCACCGGGGCCGCGACGGTCGTGGTCGCGCCGGGGGCGTCGTGGCTGTGGCCGCCTCCGCAGCAGCTGTCGCTCATGCTCACTCCAGGGTGTGTCAGGTCGGGGGTCGACTAGCCCAATGGTCGCACAGCCCTGGTTATTCCCCCCACACGAGGACCGGCTTGACCACCGTGCCGGCCTTCGAGTCGGCCACGGCGTCGGCGATCCTCTCGAACGGGTAGGTCGTGACCAGGTGGTCCACGTCGAACCGGCCGGCCTCGCGCAGCGCGATCAGCTCGGGGATGGTGACCAGCGGGTCGGCCTCCCCCTCGATCGAGGAGCGCACGACCTTGCCGGACTGGAGCAGGTCGATCGCGTCGAT contains:
- the erpA gene encoding iron-sulfur cluster insertion protein ErpA; this encodes MSDSCCGGGHSHDAPGATTTVAAPVDFERREDQINLSPVAATKVKSLLEQEGRDDLSLRISVQPGGCSGLRYQLFFDERTLDGDVVTDFDGVGVVVDRMSVPYLNGAVIDFVDTIEKQGFTIDNPNATGSCACGDSFH